Proteins from a genomic interval of Rubinisphaera italica:
- a CDS encoding DUF1501 domain-containing protein yields MNNPILESQLLQTRRHFFGRSCTGIGVAALASLMNESLPAHANPVPDVVSQLSQFAPKAKRVIYLLQSGAPSQVDLFDYKPSLNKLDRTELPDSIRQGQRLTGMTAGQKNFTVVKSPWKFQQHGQSGTWLSELLPHMSNVVDDICVIRSMHTEAINHDPAITFFQSGNQQPGRPSIGAWLSYGLGSETQDLPSFVVLLTKNTFHQAQPLYDRLWGSGFLPSKYQGVKFRSQGDPVLYLNDPTGRSNSDRRTMLDRLEKLNRMHEEAIGDPEISSRIAQYEMAYRMQTSVPELADTSDEPASTFDLYGEDAKQPGSHAANCLLARRLAERGVRFIQVFHRGWDHHSNVQKYLPTLAKETDQGSAGLIQDLKQRGMLDETLVIWAGEFGRTVYSQGNPNTFGRDHHPRCFSIWMAGGGIKPGISYGQTDDYCYNIAENPVHVHDFHATLLQCLGINHEDLTYRFQGRDFRLTDVHGKVVREILS; encoded by the coding sequence GTGAACAACCCAATTCTGGAATCTCAACTCCTACAAACTCGGCGACACTTCTTCGGTCGCAGTTGCACCGGTATTGGTGTCGCCGCGCTGGCGTCTTTGATGAATGAATCCTTGCCGGCCCATGCGAATCCGGTACCGGATGTCGTCAGTCAGCTGTCTCAGTTCGCACCGAAAGCAAAGCGGGTGATTTATCTGTTACAATCGGGAGCGCCGTCGCAGGTTGATCTGTTCGACTACAAACCGTCACTTAACAAACTCGATCGCACAGAATTGCCGGACAGCATTCGGCAGGGGCAACGACTGACCGGCATGACAGCCGGACAAAAGAACTTCACCGTTGTCAAATCGCCTTGGAAGTTTCAACAGCATGGACAGTCGGGAACGTGGCTCAGCGAGCTATTACCGCACATGTCGAATGTTGTCGACGACATCTGTGTGATTCGTTCGATGCACACAGAAGCGATTAATCATGATCCGGCGATCACGTTCTTTCAATCCGGAAACCAACAACCGGGTCGGCCAAGCATAGGAGCGTGGCTGAGCTACGGTCTTGGCAGCGAAACTCAGGATCTGCCTTCATTTGTGGTGTTGCTCACCAAGAACACGTTTCATCAGGCTCAACCGCTTTACGATCGTCTGTGGGGCAGCGGTTTTCTTCCATCGAAATATCAAGGGGTGAAGTTTCGCAGCCAGGGTGATCCGGTATTGTATCTGAATGATCCCACTGGCCGTTCCAATTCTGACCGCCGCACGATGCTCGACCGGCTTGAAAAACTGAATCGCATGCACGAAGAGGCCATTGGTGATCCGGAAATTTCGTCCAGGATCGCTCAATACGAAATGGCCTATCGCATGCAGACATCCGTGCCCGAACTGGCAGACACTTCCGACGAACCTGCCAGCACGTTCGATCTATACGGAGAGGACGCAAAGCAGCCCGGTTCGCATGCCGCCAATTGTCTGTTAGCACGGCGACTTGCAGAACGTGGTGTGCGTTTCATTCAGGTTTTTCATCGCGGCTGGGATCATCACAGTAACGTGCAGAAATATCTGCCGACGCTTGCGAAGGAAACCGACCAGGGCTCAGCTGGACTGATTCAGGATTTAAAACAACGCGGTATGCTTGACGAAACGCTTGTCATTTGGGCAGGTGAATTTGGCCGCACTGTTTATTCTCAAGGCAATCCCAACACATTCGGTCGAGACCATCATCCTCGATGTTTCTCAATCTGGATGGCCGGTGGAGGAATCAAACCAGGAATCAGTTACGGCCAGACGGATGACTACTGTTACAATATCGCCGAAAATCCCGTGCACGTTCACGACTTTCACGCAACGTTGCTGCAATGCCTGGGAATCAATCACGAGGATCTCACATACCGCTTTCAGGGGCGTGACTTCCGTCTAACGGATGTTCACGGCAAGGTAGTCCGTGAGATCTTGTCTTAA
- a CDS encoding PSD1 and planctomycete cytochrome C domain-containing protein yields the protein MFDMRFLLICIAVYGVLISANVFAENVVDYQKDILPIISNHCFTCHGPDSATREGGLRLDQRDTAIAEGDSGEQAIVPGDFSASEIIRRVTSPDPDVRMPPADGPKALDQKQIELLKTWIKNGAEYQTHWAFKPVTEPVVPTTGGSDWPRNEIDHFVFARLLDRQLKPASEATRETLIRRVAFDLTGLPPTIDEVDEYLADQSDQAYEQMLDRYLQSPAYGEHMARHWLDLARYADTNGYQYDTEREQWVWRDWVIDAYNRNMPFDQFTIEQLAGDLLPNATAQQRLATGFNRNHGITIEGGIIDEEYRTEYVMDRVITTGGVWMGLTVGCARCHDHKYDPISQHEFYQLYSFFNQVPERGMRGFTPSETIPSPLASNRQQELESKLLELQAELDTPVDLDSYLDTWTEQIAKSPVGGWKVLIPETLKSSGGSTLTPLEDHSVLAGGANPRQDIYDISSRTDAVDITAIRLEALTHDSLPNNGPGRHSNSNFVLSEFELTAVSVVDNSKIQTVKIARAISDYEQINYEVAKAINGTVANNDGWAVDGPTRKEPATAIFVAEKPFGFSGGTMLRFRLRHEAGFATHGIGRARLSVTTDQERDLRLKGIPAEIRLIAATDKLARSADDIAKLRDYFIAHHDPQSDLKQRVKEIEQQLASAFPATMIMQDMPQPRKTHVLHRGQYNEPTDEVSAGIPAVFPSMPKSAAANRLGFAEWLVAPEHPLTARVAVNRYWQRLFGIGLVKTSEDFGVQGSLPSHPELLDWLATEFIRSGWDVKHIQRLMMTSATYRQTSRVGATAYQADPENQWLARGPRMRLDGEEIRDAALLASGLMVNQLGGKSVYPYQPAGLWMELNNRPGYSKEYPQGSGDDLYRRSVYTFWKRTVPSPMLKILDAPEREFCTIRRSRTNTPSQALVLLNSVQFVEAARHLGERMMKYDALRLEDKLTFGFRLVTARKPTELEMEAIMEAFESERRKMAASPQTALKILQVGESEFDSTLDQSQLAAFATIARLYLNLDEAITKE from the coding sequence ATGTTTGACATGCGATTTCTACTGATTTGTATCGCCGTCTACGGAGTGCTAATCAGCGCAAACGTCTTTGCTGAGAATGTTGTTGATTATCAAAAAGACATTCTCCCGATCATCTCGAATCACTGTTTCACTTGCCACGGGCCGGACTCGGCGACACGTGAAGGTGGCCTGCGATTAGATCAGCGCGATACTGCCATAGCTGAAGGCGATTCTGGCGAGCAAGCGATTGTGCCAGGCGATTTTAGCGCCAGTGAAATCATTCGTCGTGTCACTTCGCCAGATCCAGATGTACGAATGCCGCCTGCTGATGGTCCGAAGGCACTTGATCAGAAGCAAATCGAATTATTGAAAACGTGGATCAAAAACGGCGCAGAGTACCAGACTCACTGGGCGTTTAAACCAGTCACAGAACCAGTCGTACCAACAACTGGAGGCAGTGATTGGCCGCGGAATGAAATTGATCACTTTGTCTTTGCGAGATTGCTCGATAGGCAATTGAAGCCAGCCTCCGAAGCGACTCGAGAAACGCTGATTCGACGAGTGGCGTTCGACCTGACAGGTTTGCCCCCAACTATTGACGAAGTCGATGAATACCTGGCAGACCAATCAGATCAAGCCTATGAGCAAATGCTCGATCGATATCTGCAGTCGCCGGCATACGGCGAACACATGGCTCGGCACTGGCTGGATCTGGCTCGATATGCCGACACCAACGGTTACCAGTATGACACCGAACGTGAACAATGGGTCTGGCGCGATTGGGTCATCGACGCCTACAATCGCAACATGCCGTTTGATCAATTCACGATTGAGCAACTGGCGGGTGATCTGCTTCCAAATGCGACAGCTCAACAACGCCTGGCAACGGGCTTCAATCGGAATCATGGCATCACCATTGAAGGCGGGATTATCGATGAAGAATACCGCACGGAATATGTGATGGATCGAGTGATTACCACCGGTGGAGTCTGGATGGGGTTGACCGTCGGATGCGCTCGGTGTCATGACCACAAGTACGATCCGATTTCTCAGCATGAGTTCTATCAGCTGTATTCGTTCTTCAATCAGGTGCCGGAAAGAGGCATGCGAGGCTTCACTCCCAGCGAGACAATTCCATCGCCGCTGGCAAGTAATCGACAGCAAGAATTAGAATCAAAGCTTCTCGAATTGCAAGCTGAACTGGATACCCCTGTCGATCTTGATTCCTACCTCGATACATGGACGGAGCAAATCGCAAAGTCACCTGTTGGCGGCTGGAAGGTTCTCATCCCGGAAACTCTAAAGTCATCAGGCGGTTCGACGCTCACGCCACTTGAGGATCATTCCGTTCTGGCGGGCGGTGCGAATCCGCGGCAGGACATCTATGACATTAGCTCCCGGACCGATGCCGTTGATATCACGGCAATTCGTCTGGAAGCATTAACTCATGATTCGCTCCCCAACAACGGTCCCGGGCGACACTCCAATTCGAACTTTGTGCTCAGCGAGTTTGAATTAACAGCAGTTTCGGTAGTTGATAATTCGAAGATTCAGACTGTGAAAATTGCACGAGCTATCTCGGACTACGAACAGATAAACTACGAAGTTGCCAAGGCAATCAACGGCACAGTTGCCAACAACGATGGCTGGGCGGTTGACGGCCCGACTCGGAAGGAACCCGCAACAGCGATCTTTGTTGCAGAAAAGCCGTTCGGATTTTCTGGAGGGACCATGTTGCGATTTCGCCTGCGGCATGAAGCCGGATTCGCGACTCACGGTATCGGTCGGGCACGTCTATCCGTCACGACCGATCAGGAAAGAGATCTCCGTCTTAAGGGAATACCAGCTGAAATTCGTCTTATCGCAGCCACAGACAAATTGGCTCGCTCTGCAGACGACATTGCTAAGCTGCGAGACTACTTCATTGCACATCACGATCCTCAAAGTGATCTCAAACAGCGTGTCAAGGAAATCGAACAGCAACTGGCCAGCGCGTTCCCTGCAACGATGATCATGCAGGACATGCCTCAGCCTCGCAAAACCCATGTGCTACATCGAGGTCAATACAACGAACCGACAGACGAAGTCTCGGCAGGTATTCCCGCCGTGTTCCCATCGATGCCAAAGAGTGCTGCTGCCAATCGGTTGGGATTTGCCGAATGGTTGGTGGCCCCTGAGCATCCGCTGACGGCCCGCGTTGCAGTGAATCGTTACTGGCAACGTCTGTTCGGAATTGGACTCGTAAAAACCTCAGAAGACTTTGGTGTCCAGGGATCTCTGCCAAGTCATCCGGAATTACTGGATTGGCTGGCGACCGAATTCATCCGTAGCGGCTGGGACGTAAAACACATTCAACGTTTAATGATGACGTCGGCAACGTATCGACAGACATCGCGAGTTGGAGCGACCGCATACCAGGCCGATCCAGAAAATCAATGGCTTGCAAGAGGCCCCCGCATGAGACTTGATGGTGAGGAAATTCGCGATGCAGCACTGTTGGCAAGTGGATTGATGGTGAATCAGCTGGGCGGAAAAAGCGTCTATCCGTATCAGCCTGCCGGGCTTTGGATGGAGCTGAATAATCGTCCGGGTTATTCCAAAGAATATCCGCAGGGCAGTGGCGACGACCTCTACCGTCGCAGCGTTTACACATTCTGGAAGCGAACCGTTCCTTCGCCGATGCTGAAGATTCTGGATGCCCCCGAACGTGAGTTCTGCACCATTCGTCGTTCGCGAACGAATACGCCATCACAAGCGCTTGTTCTATTAAATAGTGTGCAATTCGTCGAGGCTGCCCGGCATCTTGGTGAAAGAATGATGAAGTACGATGCATTGCGACTGGAAGATAAGCTGACGTTTGGATTCAGGCTGGTCACAGCACGCAAACCGACGGAGCTTGAGATGGAGGCGATTATGGAAGCGTTTGAGTCTGAACGACGTAAAATGGCCGCCTCACCGCAGACGGCATTAAAGATATTGCAGGTGGGGGAATCGGAATTCGATTCCACACTGGATCAATCGCAGTTGGCTGCGTTCGCCACGATTGCAAGATTGTATTTGAATCTGGACGAAGCGATTACAAAAGAGTAA
- a CDS encoding PSD1 and planctomycete cytochrome C domain-containing protein, protein MDLSFLAMLCLFYVLNLPVAYSDETQLPNAEGLKLFQSHVRTDLIHHCLDCHGGKSTKGNFDLTTRETLMDSGFVGESSDESYLMELIRHTEEPAMPFKKPKLKDDVIKRIGEWIDLGAPYDSPLTDTTSKPQGPMVVTDEDRKFWSFQPLIKPQPPKVNNEAWCRTEIDRFILSALEDKNMTANPDADARTLFRRASYGLIGLPPKSISDQATLNDAVWENMIDELLASPQYGERWARHWMDVARFAESYGYEQDYDRPNAYHYRDFLIKAFNDDMPYDQFVKWQLAGDEFAPNDPLAKMATGFLGAGVFPTQLTEAEFESTRYDELDDMTATTGVAFLGLSVGCARCHDHKFDPIPSRDYYRLAATFTKTIRSEVELDLEPEANEARRRVFAEKTQELITALNDYEAGPLQAEFDTWIQLGDELPTEDWIVLTPSHIESKGNYEIQPDSSILATGETPNQNTITFYAKVPQRNLTAMRIEALTDDSLPRKGPGLAGNGNFVLSNLTVAYEVTNIGEPKSEEKSELQTKTVISNEIKLSATQATHEQNTGELSVAASIDDNTTSGWAVDAGGIGKDNAAVFTFAQPLLPSESGQLKIVMKFDHPNPKHVLGRLRLSVTTIAEPPVVVGGTGPDAATLAAVRAVKYGSQDPEQLKAAFAWFKSTQSTWKALNKSLADHKAKGAGVKLTKVQINSENVPKLSHHANGRGYPHYYETTHLLSRGDVHQKQEVVTSGLLQVLNADGADDSRWAVAKPENATTEFTRAKLATWLTDPNNVSGQLAARVIVNRIWQHHFGQGIVSTPNDFGFQGERPTHPELLDWLAADLIENGWKLKRLHKLIMLSSVYRQSSAFHPERNKIDPDNKLLWRRTPRRLEAEAIRDSMLVVAGQLDPTMYGPGTLNADMKRRSIYFFIKRSKLIPMMMLFDWPEHLVSIGQRSTTTIAPQALMFMNSPQGRNYAQAFAAQLSTDAPITDAYQRAFGRQPTEQEAQLAEAFLKQQTDVYQQAENPQAAYTALTDLCQTLFSMNEFIYVD, encoded by the coding sequence ATGGATCTATCGTTTCTTGCGATGCTGTGTTTGTTTTATGTTTTGAACTTGCCGGTCGCGTACAGCGATGAAACACAATTACCGAACGCTGAAGGTTTGAAGCTCTTCCAATCTCACGTCAGAACTGATCTGATTCATCATTGCCTGGATTGCCACGGGGGCAAATCCACGAAGGGCAACTTCGATCTGACAACGCGAGAAACGCTGATGGATAGTGGCTTCGTTGGGGAATCCTCAGATGAGAGTTATCTGATGGAGCTGATTCGTCATACAGAAGAACCAGCGATGCCATTCAAAAAACCTAAGCTTAAGGACGACGTAATCAAACGCATCGGCGAATGGATCGATCTGGGAGCACCCTATGATTCGCCACTGACGGACACGACTTCAAAACCACAAGGCCCGATGGTTGTTACCGATGAGGACCGTAAGTTCTGGTCGTTTCAGCCATTAATAAAACCGCAGCCGCCCAAGGTCAATAATGAAGCATGGTGCCGAACGGAAATCGATCGGTTCATTCTTTCGGCTTTGGAAGACAAGAATATGACTGCCAATCCGGACGCCGACGCGAGGACATTATTCCGGCGTGCATCCTATGGGCTGATTGGTCTGCCGCCGAAGAGTATATCCGATCAAGCAACTCTGAACGATGCCGTCTGGGAAAATATGATAGACGAATTGCTGGCGTCACCTCAATACGGCGAACGCTGGGCGCGACACTGGATGGACGTGGCTCGGTTTGCGGAATCCTACGGTTATGAACAGGATTATGACCGCCCTAACGCATATCACTACCGCGACTTTTTGATCAAGGCATTCAATGACGACATGCCATACGATCAGTTCGTCAAGTGGCAGCTGGCGGGTGATGAATTTGCTCCAAATGATCCGTTGGCAAAAATGGCAACCGGATTTCTGGGCGCTGGCGTCTTCCCTACTCAGCTGACCGAAGCAGAATTCGAATCGACTCGCTATGACGAACTGGATGACATGACGGCAACAACCGGTGTTGCATTTCTGGGATTGTCGGTGGGGTGTGCTCGATGTCACGACCACAAATTCGATCCCATTCCTTCTCGAGATTACTATCGTTTGGCAGCCACGTTTACCAAGACGATTCGCAGTGAAGTCGAGCTTGATCTAGAACCCGAAGCGAACGAAGCAAGACGTCGCGTCTTTGCAGAAAAGACGCAAGAACTGATCACGGCACTCAATGACTACGAAGCCGGTCCGTTGCAGGCGGAGTTCGATACCTGGATCCAATTGGGTGACGAACTCCCGACAGAAGACTGGATCGTGCTTACTCCCAGTCACATCGAATCCAAAGGCAACTATGAGATTCAGCCGGACAGTTCCATCCTGGCAACCGGGGAAACACCTAACCAGAACACCATCACATTCTATGCGAAAGTTCCGCAACGGAATCTCACGGCGATGAGAATCGAGGCATTAACTGATGATTCTCTTCCCCGTAAAGGTCCCGGACTTGCTGGCAACGGCAACTTCGTATTGAGCAATCTGACCGTTGCGTATGAAGTCACTAATATCGGAGAGCCGAAATCGGAGGAAAAGTCGGAACTTCAGACGAAGACCGTGATCTCGAACGAAATCAAGCTGTCCGCCACCCAGGCGACACATGAGCAAAACACTGGTGAACTCTCGGTAGCGGCTTCCATCGACGATAATACGACATCTGGATGGGCGGTCGACGCGGGTGGCATCGGTAAGGATAACGCGGCAGTTTTCACATTTGCCCAGCCCTTGCTGCCATCGGAATCGGGACAATTGAAGATCGTAATGAAGTTCGACCATCCGAACCCCAAACACGTGCTCGGGCGACTTCGACTCTCCGTTACAACCATAGCCGAACCACCCGTCGTTGTTGGTGGAACTGGGCCGGACGCGGCGACACTCGCTGCTGTTCGTGCCGTGAAGTATGGTTCACAAGATCCAGAACAACTCAAAGCCGCATTCGCCTGGTTCAAGTCAACTCAATCAACATGGAAAGCTCTCAACAAATCGCTCGCCGACCACAAAGCCAAGGGCGCGGGTGTGAAACTTACGAAAGTACAGATCAACAGCGAGAACGTTCCCAAACTCAGTCATCACGCGAACGGTCGCGGCTACCCGCACTATTATGAAACAACGCACCTGCTGTCTCGCGGTGACGTCCATCAGAAGCAGGAAGTCGTTACGAGTGGACTACTGCAGGTGCTGAATGCCGACGGAGCAGATGACTCACGATGGGCGGTGGCGAAGCCAGAAAACGCGACCACGGAATTTACCCGAGCAAAACTGGCCACATGGTTAACAGATCCAAACAACGTTTCAGGGCAGCTTGCTGCTCGAGTCATCGTGAATCGAATCTGGCAGCATCATTTCGGCCAGGGAATTGTGTCAACTCCCAATGATTTCGGTTTTCAGGGAGAACGGCCAACACACCCTGAGCTTCTCGACTGGTTGGCCGCTGACCTGATCGAAAACGGCTGGAAGCTAAAGCGGCTGCATAAGCTGATCATGCTCAGCAGCGTTTATCGTCAGTCATCAGCATTTCATCCCGAGCGTAACAAGATCGATCCAGACAACAAACTGCTCTGGCGACGAACGCCTCGCCGCCTTGAAGCAGAAGCCATTCGAGATTCCATGTTGGTCGTCGCCGGACAGCTTGATCCAACGATGTATGGCCCCGGCACGTTAAACGCTGACATGAAACGGCGTAGCATCTACTTCTTTATCAAACGCAGTAAGCTGATTCCAATGATGATGTTGTTCGATTGGCCAGAACACCTGGTTAGCATCGGACAACGATCGACGACTACGATCGCTCCACAAGCGTTGATGTTCATGAACAGTCCTCAGGGACGAAACTATGCCCAAGCATTCGCTGCGCAACTGAGTACCGATGCCCCAATTACGGATGCATATCAGCGTGCATTCGGCCGCCAGCCCACCGAGCAGGAAGCACAGTTAGCAGAAGCATTCCTGAAGCAACAAACCGATGTTTATCAACAGGCTGAAAATCCCCAAGCGGCCTACACTGCCCTCACAGATCTTTGCCAAACATTGTTCAGCATGAATGAGTTTATCTATGTCGACTAA
- a CDS encoding DUF1559 domain-containing protein has product MCTVSVRRGFTLIELLVVIAIIAILVALLLPAVQQAREAARRSACKNNMKQIGLALHNYHDTHSVFPPGSIHGRTQLSMHVFILPFIEQSALYDTFNFESASGIGASSSTASKTKVDTYMCPSGTILVQSGTSDYTMHYYGNGGPKNFDGQTPTYTCSGHSSNNECLTTTLAAHGGYSQQGLFSRNSKVKFRDVVDGTSNTIAVMEISLTRTGTGTAASHYRLWTRGSNGTASASFKNVLHSPNSTTYTSGNNFNDVSMGSNHKGGCQVVLADGSVKFVSENVDMNSLRATASRDSGEVNTIEF; this is encoded by the coding sequence ATGTGCACAGTTTCTGTTCGTCGCGGATTTACCCTAATTGAACTGCTTGTGGTCATTGCAATCATTGCCATACTGGTTGCTTTACTGCTTCCTGCAGTCCAGCAGGCCCGTGAAGCAGCCCGTCGAAGTGCCTGCAAAAATAATATGAAGCAAATTGGCCTGGCCCTGCACAACTATCACGACACCCACAGTGTGTTTCCTCCAGGTTCGATCCATGGCCGCACACAGTTGAGTATGCATGTATTTATCCTTCCGTTTATCGAACAATCTGCTTTGTACGACACCTTCAACTTTGAAAGTGCTTCCGGCATAGGGGCAAGCAGCTCGACCGCTTCTAAGACAAAAGTGGACACTTACATGTGTCCGAGTGGAACGATTCTTGTCCAATCAGGAACAAGTGATTACACGATGCACTATTACGGTAACGGGGGGCCGAAAAACTTTGACGGTCAAACTCCAACTTACACTTGTTCTGGACACAGTAGTAACAATGAGTGCCTGACCACAACACTGGCTGCTCATGGTGGATATTCTCAACAGGGGCTTTTTTCCCGTAACAGCAAAGTGAAATTCCGCGATGTTGTTGACGGAACCTCGAACACAATCGCTGTGATGGAGATTTCGCTTACTCGCACAGGCACTGGAACGGCAGCCTCACATTATCGTCTCTGGACTCGTGGATCTAACGGCACCGCTTCCGCATCCTTTAAAAACGTGCTGCATTCACCCAATTCGACTACCTACACCAGTGGTAACAATTTCAACGACGTATCCATGGGAAGTAACCACAAGGGGGGCTGTCAGGTGGTTCTGGCTGACGGATCCGTAAAGTTTGTCTCTGAAAATGTCGATATGAATTCGCTGCGAGCCACTGCCAGCCGCGATAGCGGAGAAGTAAACACGATCGAATTCTAA
- a CDS encoding DUF1501 domain-containing protein, giving the protein MSTNLEQSTYDFQSNLLSRRHVLTKAGCGFGMLGLAGLLQDQGLLSSASAEDLGSRALNPLAPQETHFAAKAKRVIWIFVNGGPSHVDTWDYKPELERWNDKSIKEFAPEFTNTTGFFKNAVGNLMKSPFAFTPRGESGKMVSEIFPKLGEHVDKMAFIHSGHTESNNHSPALFAMNCGLPRMGFPCVGSWVTYGLGSESSDLPGFVVMSDPKGRGLPKGHASNWSSGFLPGVFQGTHLSPTGAAIENLLPVQDIENAQRNQLDLLNRLNNLHKEQHLAEAELAARIESFELAYRMQSSAPEALDIDSEPKHIQDLYGIGDEKCNHFARQCLTARRMVERGVRMVQIYSGGMENQRSWDGHNDIHGNHSQFAGETDTPVAGLLSDLDQRGLLKDTLVVWCGEFGRLPVAQKAAKPGRDHNPHCFTAWMAGGGIKGGTTYGESDDIGYKAAVDKVHINDLHATILHLLGINHTRLTYKYNGRRFRLTDVGGEVIQPIIS; this is encoded by the coding sequence ATGTCGACTAATCTTGAACAATCCACATACGACTTTCAGTCCAACCTGCTCAGTCGTCGCCACGTGCTGACCAAAGCAGGCTGTGGATTCGGCATGCTGGGACTGGCCGGTCTGCTACAAGATCAGGGTCTATTGTCATCGGCCTCAGCCGAAGACCTTGGCAGTCGTGCTCTGAATCCGTTGGCACCGCAGGAAACACATTTTGCGGCAAAGGCTAAACGAGTGATCTGGATCTTCGTTAACGGCGGCCCCAGTCACGTGGATACGTGGGACTACAAACCGGAACTCGAACGCTGGAATGACAAGTCTATCAAGGAATTCGCTCCAGAATTTACGAACACCACCGGCTTCTTTAAGAACGCCGTCGGCAACTTGATGAAGTCTCCATTCGCATTCACTCCACGCGGTGAGTCCGGCAAGATGGTTTCAGAGATCTTTCCAAAGCTGGGCGAACACGTCGACAAGATGGCCTTCATTCATTCTGGTCATACGGAATCTAACAACCATTCGCCTGCGTTGTTCGCGATGAATTGCGGATTGCCGCGAATGGGTTTTCCTTGTGTCGGTTCGTGGGTGACGTATGGATTGGGTAGTGAGAGCAGCGACCTGCCTGGCTTTGTGGTGATGAGTGATCCCAAAGGCCGAGGGCTCCCCAAGGGGCACGCTTCTAACTGGAGTTCCGGATTTCTTCCGGGAGTATTTCAGGGCACGCATCTGAGTCCAACCGGAGCTGCAATTGAAAATCTGCTGCCAGTTCAGGACATCGAGAACGCTCAAAGAAATCAATTGGATTTGCTGAATCGCCTGAACAATCTGCATAAGGAACAACACTTGGCCGAAGCCGAACTTGCCGCCAGAATTGAAAGCTTCGAACTAGCCTACCGAATGCAGTCGTCAGCTCCCGAAGCGCTGGATATTGATTCGGAACCCAAGCACATTCAGGATCTGTACGGAATCGGCGACGAAAAGTGTAACCATTTTGCTCGACAATGCCTGACAGCTCGACGAATGGTCGAACGGGGCGTGCGCATGGTGCAGATTTATTCCGGCGGCATGGAAAACCAGCGATCGTGGGACGGCCATAACGATATTCACGGCAACCACAGCCAGTTCGCCGGAGAAACGGACACACCTGTCGCCGGTCTGCTTTCGGATCTCGATCAGCGAGGCCTCTTGAAGGACACGCTTGTCGTTTGGTGCGGTGAATTCGGTCGACTGCCTGTAGCTCAGAAGGCCGCTAAACCTGGAAGAGACCACAATCCACATTGTTTTACCGCCTGGATGGCCGGTGGCGGCATCAAGGGAGGCACAACCTATGGCGAATCAGACGACATCGGTTACAAGGCAGCCGTTGACAAGGTTCACATTAACGACCTGCACGCCACGATCCTGCATCTGCTGGGTATCAACCACACTCGCCTGACCTACAAATACAATGGCCGTCGCTTCCGCTTAACCGACGTCGGTGGCGAAGTTATTCAGCCAATTATTTCTTAG
- a CDS encoding SIS domain-containing protein, whose translation MRLRHGSYDISFDVEIDATAINTGDLLVVISSSEEPNQLNAFAKRAGAFVATIVLLTAKPDSTIGSLTDVIY comes from the coding sequence ATGCGGTTAAGACATGGTAGCTACGACATCAGCTTTGACGTAGAGATCGATGCGACTGCGATAAACACAGGAGATTTACTGGTTGTGATTTCTAGTTCAGAAGAGCCCAATCAGTTGAATGCTTTTGCAAAGCGTGCAGGGGCGTTTGTCGCAACGATTGTCTTGCTGACAGCAAAGCCAGATTCGACGATTGGTAGTTTGACGGATGTCATTTATTAA